From Virgibacillus natechei, the proteins below share one genomic window:
- the ribH gene encoding 6,7-dimethyl-8-ribityllumazine synthase, with protein MGKTLEGNLVGSDLKIGIVVGRFNEFITSKLLEGAAGTLKRHGVDEDNIDIAWVPGAFEIPLIAQKMANNPAYDAVITLGTVIRGSTPHFDYVCNEAAKGVSNASTQSGKPVIFGVLTTETIEQAMERAGTKAGNKGAEAAVSSIEMANLIKVIEE; from the coding sequence ATGGGAAAAACACTTGAGGGAAACTTAGTTGGCAGTGATTTAAAGATAGGAATTGTAGTCGGCAGGTTTAATGAATTTATCACGAGTAAATTATTAGAAGGAGCAGCAGGCACGCTGAAAAGACATGGAGTAGATGAGGATAATATTGATATTGCATGGGTTCCTGGTGCATTTGAAATTCCATTAATTGCACAGAAAATGGCAAACAATCCAGCATACGATGCAGTTATTACATTAGGGACTGTGATTCGAGGCTCAACACCACACTTTGATTATGTTTGTAATGAAGCTGCTAAAGGTGTCTCAAATGCATCTACTCAATCTGGCAAGCCAGTAATCTTTGGAGTGCTAACAACCGAAACGATTGAACAGGCAATGGAACGTGCAGGTACTAAAGCAGGAAATAAAGGTGCAGAAGCAGCAGTCTCTTCGATTGAGATGGCAAATCTCATAAAAGTGATAGAAGAGTAA
- a CDS encoding ABC-F family ATP-binding cassette domain-containing protein produces the protein MLNIENLYKSYGEKVLFRDITCTISDRERIGLIGVNGTGKSTFLKTIAGIDTPEKGTIKHAKDYHIEYLAQDPELDENLTVIEQIYHGEAAIMKVMRDYEQALYRLQSKPDDDEVQSHLLKMQQRMDEYEAWEANTTAKTVLTKLGIMDFEKKVTELSGGQKKRVAIAKALIQPADLLILDEPTNHLDNETVEWLEKYLQVYKGSLLLVTHDRYFLNRVTNRIYELDQGNLYIYEGNYEVFLEKKAEREELEASNEQKHQNTLRREIAWLKRGAKARSTKQKARIDRVSEMKEETFHTTKQNVDFQVGSTRLGKKVIELKDVEKSFENKQLLDGFNHLVVPRDRIGIIGPNGTGKTTLLNIMAERIQPDQGEVEIGETVKIGYYTQGDEELDGNIRVIDYIKEVAEVVHTKDGSVITAEQMLERFLFSRPEQWTYIRRLSGGEKRRLYLLKVLMTEPNVLFLDEPTNDLDTQTLSVLEEYLEQFPGVVITVSHDRYFLDRVVDHLLVFIGNGKTQHFFGNYSDYLEQKEPDEEKPAKQEKVEKKPKQKKKLSYKEQKEWNEIEDKIMDLEAKIEEIQAGIVEAGSDSEKVQDLFTEQQKVEEELEIKMERWEELSLIVEELENKA, from the coding sequence ATGCTTAATATAGAAAATTTATATAAATCATATGGAGAAAAGGTACTATTTCGTGATATTACATGTACGATTTCCGACCGTGAACGGATTGGTCTAATCGGTGTAAATGGTACGGGAAAGTCCACTTTTTTAAAAACGATTGCCGGAATAGATACACCTGAAAAAGGAACGATCAAGCATGCCAAAGATTATCACATTGAATATTTGGCACAGGATCCTGAGCTAGATGAAAATTTAACTGTTATTGAACAAATTTATCATGGTGAAGCTGCAATTATGAAGGTGATGCGTGACTATGAGCAGGCTTTGTACCGTCTTCAATCAAAACCAGATGACGATGAGGTGCAATCTCACTTACTTAAAATGCAACAAAGGATGGATGAGTATGAAGCCTGGGAGGCAAATACGACTGCTAAAACGGTACTTACAAAATTAGGAATCATGGATTTTGAAAAGAAGGTTACAGAGCTTTCCGGAGGGCAAAAGAAACGAGTGGCGATCGCAAAAGCGCTCATTCAACCTGCTGATCTACTAATATTAGACGAGCCGACCAACCATTTGGATAACGAAACAGTCGAATGGCTAGAGAAATATTTACAAGTATATAAAGGATCTCTATTACTCGTTACGCACGACAGATACTTTTTAAATCGTGTTACCAATCGAATTTATGAATTGGATCAAGGTAACTTATATATTTATGAGGGTAATTACGAAGTCTTCCTGGAGAAAAAGGCAGAGCGTGAAGAACTAGAAGCGAGTAATGAACAGAAGCATCAAAACACGTTGCGACGTGAAATTGCCTGGTTAAAACGAGGAGCAAAAGCTCGGTCAACAAAACAAAAGGCGAGAATTGATCGTGTTTCCGAGATGAAGGAAGAGACGTTTCATACAACAAAGCAAAACGTCGATTTCCAAGTAGGCTCCACACGGTTAGGCAAAAAAGTTATTGAATTAAAAGATGTTGAAAAGTCATTTGAAAATAAACAGTTATTAGATGGGTTTAACCATCTGGTCGTACCCAGAGACCGTATTGGTATAATTGGTCCAAATGGAACAGGGAAAACAACATTATTAAACATAATGGCTGAGCGGATTCAGCCTGATCAAGGAGAAGTAGAAATAGGCGAAACGGTTAAAATTGGCTACTATACCCAAGGCGACGAAGAACTCGATGGAAATATACGGGTTATCGACTATATAAAAGAAGTTGCAGAAGTTGTCCATACGAAAGATGGTTCCGTCATTACTGCAGAACAGATGCTGGAGCGGTTTTTATTTTCCCGACCTGAACAGTGGACCTATATTCGCAGGCTTTCCGGCGGGGAGAAGCGGCGTCTTTATTTATTAAAGGTTTTAATGACAGAACCCAATGTGTTGTTTTTAGATGAGCCAACGAATGATTTGGATACCCAAACATTGAGTGTGCTTGAAGAGTATTTGGAGCAATTTCCTGGTGTTGTCATCACCGTTTCCCACGATCGTTACTTTTTGGACCGGGTCGTGGATCATTTACTTGTTTTTATAGGTAATGGTAAAACCCAGCATTTCTTTGGAAATTATAGTGACTACCTGGAGCAGAAAGAGCCAGATGAAGAGAAACCCGCGAAGCAGGAAAAAGTAGAGAAGAAACCGAAACAAAAGAAAAAGCTTTCCTACAAGGAACAAAAAGAATGGAATGAGATTGAAGATAAAATTATGGATTTGGAAGCAAAAATAGAAGAGATACAAGCAGGCATTGTAGAAGCTGGAAGTGATTCAGAAAAAGTTCAGGATTTATTCACCGAGCAGCAGAAAGTGGAAGAAGAATTAGAGATAAAGATGGAGCGTTGGGAGGAACTATCCCTAATAGTCGAGGAATTGGAAAACAAAGCATAA
- a CDS encoding C45 family autoproteolytic acyltransferase/hydolase, with translation MQQIYSDIMQFRGSHYAFGYRQGELVKDSVMLTNRQRQWKIRKPRFSIREDEVKEAILPIAPGIWDELIGLSDGLKISMEEVLKEFGGYRLDYVKSGCSIFTTSDYMVRNYDFHPRTYEGRYTIFQPSDQGYAVIGPAQRITGRMDGMNEHGLTMGYNFIHRKKPGAGFICNMIGRIILENCANVEEAITLLKQIPHRHSFSYTVLDESGETFVIEATPRGVEVRQSNVCTNHFEILGEENRHHLDDSYQRMHAIQQQQSQATDGYQAFRMMNDSDKGIFSDKYKNWAGTIHTSVYFPKEKKAWFALGGDRKPVIFDFARWLEGERISTKRVLGEVDTDLPFMHMANVR, from the coding sequence ATGCAGCAGATATATAGTGATATCATGCAATTTCGTGGGAGTCATTATGCGTTCGGATATCGGCAGGGAGAATTAGTAAAGGATTCTGTTATGCTAACGAATCGGCAAAGGCAATGGAAAATAAGAAAGCCGCGTTTTAGCATTCGTGAAGATGAGGTGAAAGAGGCAATTTTACCGATCGCACCCGGAATTTGGGATGAGTTAATCGGTCTTTCGGATGGTTTAAAGATATCGATGGAAGAAGTATTGAAAGAATTCGGTGGATATCGGCTGGATTATGTAAAAAGCGGGTGCTCTATTTTTACAACCTCTGATTATATGGTTCGAAATTATGATTTTCATCCTAGAACATATGAAGGACGGTATACGATTTTTCAGCCAAGTGATCAGGGCTATGCTGTTATTGGGCCTGCTCAGCGAATTACAGGGCGTATGGATGGAATGAATGAGCATGGGCTTACAATGGGCTATAATTTTATCCACCGGAAGAAGCCAGGTGCGGGGTTTATCTGTAACATGATTGGTAGAATCATTCTGGAAAATTGTGCAAATGTGGAAGAAGCAATTACACTTTTAAAGCAAATACCACATCGTCATTCTTTCAGTTACACGGTGCTGGATGAAAGTGGGGAAACGTTTGTTATTGAGGCGACTCCAAGAGGGGTTGAAGTGCGACAGTCAAATGTATGTACAAACCACTTTGAAATATTGGGGGAAGAAAATCGCCATCATTTAGATGATTCTTATCAAAGGATGCATGCTATCCAACAGCAACAAAGTCAGGCAACGGATGGATACCAAGCTTTTCGAATGATGAATGATTCCGATAAAGGCATTTTTTCCGATAAATATAAGAATTGGGCTGGAACGATTCATACATCTGTATACTTTCCAAAAGAAAAGAAAGCTTGGTTCGCTCTGGGAGGTGACCGGAAGCCAGTTATTTTTGACTTTGCAAGATGGCTGGAGGGGGAAAGAATCTCAACAAAGCGGGTTTTAGGTGAAGTTGATACAGATTTACCTTTTATGCACATGGCGAATGTACGCTGA
- a CDS encoding CoA-disulfide reductase codes for MGQKIIIVGGVGGGATVAAQIRRKDKESQIIIFDKGDHIAFSNCGMPYYIGEVVKERDDLLVPTDTFIDKYDVTIRTNCEVTGINRSTKQIHYKSDAGTYEETYDKLILSPGASASIPTVEGMKESCMFPLHTIPDMDDIYSYIKKEQPKTVAIVGAGFIGLEMVENLHALGLDCTIIDRSDQVMKLVDKNMAAIVEDHLEEKDVTLILDDGMESYSDDGKTIHLNSGDTVQADMTILATGVKPNTSLASDASLKLGSTGAIAVNDYMQTTDPNIYALGDAIETKGLIIEEPRHVALAWPAHRQAFIIASHLNGEAIAYKGTMGSAILKIFDLTVGATGNNSTSLKQSGYTFKEATLQSYSHTGYYPGSDKLWLKVLFDENTGQLYGAHVVGFDGADKRLAVLTTAIKAKLTVADLPELELAYAPPYSSAKDPVNILGYKASSMLD; via the coding sequence ATGGGCCAAAAAATAATAATTGTCGGAGGAGTTGGCGGTGGCGCAACCGTAGCAGCACAAATTAGGAGAAAAGATAAAGAATCGCAAATTATCATTTTTGATAAGGGGGATCATATCGCATTTTCAAATTGCGGTATGCCCTATTATATCGGAGAGGTTGTAAAGGAAAGAGACGATTTACTTGTACCTACCGACACGTTTATCGATAAATACGATGTTACGATTCGCACGAACTGTGAAGTCACTGGTATTAACCGCTCCACGAAACAAATTCACTATAAAAGTGATGCAGGTACGTATGAGGAAACCTATGATAAATTAATCTTATCACCAGGGGCATCTGCCTCTATTCCAACTGTAGAAGGAATGAAGGAATCATGTATGTTTCCCCTTCACACAATTCCGGATATGGATGACATATATTCCTACATTAAAAAAGAACAGCCAAAAACAGTTGCAATTGTAGGAGCAGGTTTTATCGGTTTAGAAATGGTTGAAAACTTACATGCCCTTGGATTAGATTGTACAATTATCGATCGATCAGACCAGGTCATGAAATTAGTGGATAAAAATATGGCTGCGATTGTTGAGGATCATCTAGAAGAAAAAGATGTTACGTTAATTTTGGATGATGGGATGGAAAGCTACTCCGATGATGGGAAGACGATCCACCTCAACAGTGGGGACACCGTACAGGCGGATATGACAATATTAGCAACAGGCGTTAAGCCAAATACGAGTCTTGCTTCTGATGCCTCTTTAAAGCTTGGAAGCACTGGTGCTATTGCTGTGAACGACTATATGCAGACAACCGATCCGAATATCTATGCACTTGGTGACGCGATTGAAACAAAAGGTCTAATTATAGAAGAACCCCGTCACGTTGCTCTAGCCTGGCCTGCACATAGACAAGCATTTATCATCGCTAGCCACCTTAATGGAGAAGCTATTGCTTATAAGGGGACAATGGGATCCGCTATTTTAAAAATATTTGATTTAACAGTTGGGGCAACAGGAAATAACAGTACTTCGTTGAAACAATCAGGATATACATTTAAAGAAGCCACCTTACAATCTTACTCGCACACTGGATATTATCCTGGATCTGATAAACTCTGGCTTAAAGTACTATTTGATGAGAATACAGGGCAACTGTACGGCGCGCATGTTGTTGGTTTTGACGGGGCCGATAAAAGGCTAGCTGTCCTAACAACCGCAATCAAGGCAAAGTTAACGGTAGCTGATCTCCCAGAATTGGAACTTGCCTACGCACCACCTTATTCCAGCGCAAAAGATCCTGTCAATATTCTCGGTTATAAAGCATCAAGCATGCTTGACTAA
- a CDS encoding sodium-dependent transporter, with amino-acid sequence MPAQKDQWSTKLGFILSSAGAAIGLGAIWKFPYMTGMNGGGAFFLLFILFTIIIGLPILLAEFIIGRGSQKEAISAYQTLAPKSGWSIIGRWGVVGAFLLMSFYSVVGGWVLIYSALSIPGMIIQDNTDYSELFATITENPLIVIVGLASFLIINIAVVSLGIKNGIEKASKLLMPLLFIFFIIIVIRALTFEGAMEGVTFFLQPDFSMITTEGVLYALGQSFFSLAVGFSVMVTYSSYLNKDISLPMSAGSVSIMNIIVSFLAGLAIFPVVFSFGLEPAEGPGLLFIVLPEAFAQMPFGELFLSLFLLLFLFAIMTSSFSMLEIITSAFTEGKQRSRRKVAVIAGSIVFLAGIPAALSSNVLADFTIFGLTVFDATDYLVSNILLPGGCLLIALFIGFKMDKTLMIKEFAYSNKLSTGLYEVWFQIMRWVAPITIIIVFLSTIFDI; translated from the coding sequence ATGCCCGCTCAAAAAGATCAGTGGTCAACGAAGCTTGGCTTTATTTTATCATCAGCAGGTGCAGCCATCGGCCTGGGAGCCATTTGGAAATTCCCTTATATGACAGGAATGAACGGTGGCGGTGCTTTTTTCTTATTATTTATCTTATTCACTATAATTATTGGACTACCTATATTACTTGCCGAATTCATTATCGGACGAGGTTCACAAAAGGAAGCAATCAGCGCCTATCAAACACTAGCACCTAAAAGCGGCTGGTCCATCATCGGGCGCTGGGGTGTAGTTGGTGCCTTTCTTCTCATGTCCTTTTATAGTGTGGTAGGTGGCTGGGTGTTAATTTACAGCGCCTTGTCCATTCCTGGCATGATCATTCAGGACAACACAGATTATTCCGAGCTATTCGCAACGATTACGGAAAATCCACTAATTGTAATTGTAGGCCTTGCATCCTTTTTAATTATTAACATAGCCGTCGTTTCGCTTGGGATAAAAAATGGGATTGAAAAGGCAAGTAAATTACTAATGCCCTTATTATTTATCTTCTTCATTATTATTGTGATACGTGCATTAACGTTTGAAGGAGCTATGGAAGGCGTAACGTTCTTCCTTCAACCTGACTTTTCCATGATCACAACAGAAGGTGTCTTGTATGCACTTGGACAATCCTTTTTCTCTTTAGCTGTTGGATTTTCGGTGATGGTCACCTATAGTTCTTACTTAAATAAGGATATAAGTCTTCCCATGTCTGCAGGGTCTGTTTCCATCATGAACATCATTGTCTCCTTCTTAGCAGGTCTAGCCATATTTCCGGTTGTCTTTTCATTCGGGCTTGAACCAGCAGAAGGACCCGGTTTATTGTTCATCGTTTTACCAGAAGCATTCGCCCAAATGCCATTTGGAGAACTCTTCCTGAGTCTGTTTTTATTATTATTTTTATTCGCTATTATGACATCGTCCTTTAGCATGCTGGAAATCATTACTTCTGCGTTCACAGAGGGGAAACAGCGGTCGCGCAGGAAAGTCGCAGTTATCGCTGGTTCAATTGTTTTCCTTGCAGGTATACCAGCAGCATTGTCATCAAATGTCTTAGCAGATTTTACGATTTTCGGTTTAACCGTGTTTGATGCAACTGACTACCTTGTAAGTAATATTCTACTACCAGGTGGCTGTTTATTAATTGCTTTATTCATTGGCTTTAAAATGGATAAGACGCTTATGATAAAAGAGTTCGCCTATAGCAATAAATTGTCAACCGGCCTTTATGAGGTATGGTTTCAAATTATGAGGTGGGTCGCCCCTATTACCATCATAATCGTTTTCCTAAGTACAATATTCGACATTTAA
- the kynA gene encoding tryptophan 2,3-dioxygenase, with the protein MTDDKHLKDTFQSEKGIHTDFIEKMTYGDYLQLDTLLSSQKGLSNHHDEMLFIIIHHVSELWLKLTIHEIQGAIAAIQRNDLQASFKMLARVSNIQDQMIQAWDVLSTLTPAEYMEFRDKLGNASGFQSYQYRLVEFVLGYKTPFILDIYEKQPEIHDTLEKAYQSPGLYDVAIETLARKGFPINESLLNRDVSKTYVKDASVEQAWLTIYKNVDQYWELYQLGEKLVDIEYSFQQWRFKHMKTVERVIGHKTGTGGSSGVGYLKKVLDHYFFPELWDIRTKM; encoded by the coding sequence ATGACTGATGATAAGCACCTAAAGGATACATTTCAATCAGAAAAAGGCATACATACAGATTTCATCGAAAAAATGACCTATGGCGATTACCTGCAACTCGATACATTATTATCTAGCCAGAAAGGGTTATCCAATCACCATGATGAAATGTTATTTATTATTATTCATCACGTTAGCGAGCTTTGGCTTAAACTCACCATTCACGAAATTCAAGGGGCCATCGCTGCTATACAGCGTAACGACTTACAGGCTTCCTTTAAAATGCTGGCACGTGTTTCTAACATCCAAGATCAAATGATTCAAGCATGGGATGTACTTTCAACATTAACTCCAGCTGAGTACATGGAATTCCGTGATAAACTAGGGAATGCATCTGGCTTCCAATCCTATCAATATCGACTCGTTGAATTTGTTCTTGGCTATAAGACACCATTCATTCTGGATATCTATGAAAAACAACCGGAGATTCATGACACACTAGAAAAGGCATACCAGTCTCCTGGGCTTTATGATGTTGCAATTGAAACGTTGGCAAGAAAAGGATTCCCTATTAATGAAAGTCTTTTGAATCGAGATGTTTCAAAAACATATGTTAAAGATGCCTCCGTTGAACAAGCGTGGCTAACGATTTATAAAAATGTTGATCAATATTGGGAGCTCTATCAGTTAGGAGAAAAACTAGTGGATATTGAATATTCATTTCAGCAATGGCGCTTCAAACATATGAAAACAGTAGAAAGGGTTATTGGCCACAAAACAGGGACAGGTGGTTCTTCCGGTGTTGGCTACCTTAAAAAAGTATTGGATCATTATTTCTTCCCAGAATTATGGGACATTCGAACAAAAATGTAG
- the kynB gene encoding arylformamidase, with protein MANWIDISQPLTNDIAQFPGDTPFSYSPTFTKEETGSANIGQMTASLHIGTHIDAPFHYDSDGKTVEQLNIDHYIGKAMVIDVSHTNWITADVLQEFEWENVTRVLLHTSLPNNPAYFPDKLPYLDPDIAGFLQEKGVILIGVDIPSVDAPDSKDLETHHALYRNGIHILENVMLDHVNTGHYELIALPLAIHGADGSPVRAVLRPINEEIPS; from the coding sequence ATGGCTAACTGGATAGATATTTCACAACCTTTAACGAATGATATTGCGCAATTTCCAGGAGATACTCCTTTCTCCTACTCCCCTACGTTTACAAAGGAAGAAACAGGATCTGCCAACATCGGACAAATGACAGCTAGTTTACACATTGGCACACATATCGATGCACCATTTCATTATGACTCAGATGGTAAGACAGTGGAACAACTGAATATAGATCATTATATTGGAAAAGCAATGGTCATTGATGTTAGCCATACGAACTGGATTACTGCCGACGTATTACAGGAATTTGAATGGGAAAATGTAACGCGAGTCCTTTTACATACTTCGTTGCCTAATAACCCAGCCTATTTTCCTGACAAACTTCCTTATCTTGACCCAGATATTGCAGGTTTTTTACAGGAGAAAGGCGTCATATTAATTGGTGTAGATATTCCGTCCGTCGATGCTCCAGATAGTAAAGACTTAGAGACACATCATGCCCTTTACAGGAATGGCATTCATATTTTAGAAAACGTAATGCTGGATCATGTCAATACAGGGCATTATGAACTAATAGCACTTCCCTTAGCAATTCATGGTGCAGACGGTAGTCCTGTTCGTGCAGTGTTACGTCCCATCAATGAGGAGATTCCATCATGA
- the kynU gene encoding kynureninase codes for MNTGIKHARHLDAQDELKHYRNEFYIPKDTIYFDGNSLGLLSIRAEQAVDTIMESWKMHAIDGWTEGTHPWFYLSEKLGKMSASLVGAKPEEVIVTGSTTTNLHQLVASFFQPEGNKTKILADELNFPSDIYALKSQLKQKGLDPEEHLIQVKSTNNTLDTQDIIDAMTDDVALIVLPSILYRSGQILDMQTLTKEAHKRGILIGFDLCHSIGSIPHQLIDWGVDFAFWCTYKHLNGGPGSVGGLYVNEKHFGNDPGLAGWFSSSKEKQFDMDHTLTPADDASAYQIGTPNVLSAAPLLGSLEMFQEAGINKIRQKSLQLTNYLMKLVETELVGFTFTIANPRNDNTRGGHVFLEHPEAARICKALKADGVIPDFRNPNGIRLAPVALYNTFEEVWQMIQILKTIMNEERYKKFENKRGVIA; via the coding sequence ATGAATACTGGGATTAAACACGCACGACATTTAGACGCACAAGACGAACTTAAGCATTACCGCAACGAATTTTATATCCCGAAGGACACGATTTATTTTGATGGTAACTCATTGGGACTCCTGTCAATACGGGCAGAACAAGCCGTCGATACAATTATGGAATCCTGGAAAATGCATGCAATAGATGGATGGACAGAAGGAACACATCCATGGTTTTACTTATCCGAGAAACTTGGTAAAATGTCTGCTTCCTTAGTTGGTGCTAAGCCAGAAGAAGTTATCGTAACAGGTTCCACGACAACCAACCTTCATCAACTCGTTGCGAGCTTTTTCCAACCTGAAGGAAATAAAACGAAAATCCTTGCCGATGAACTGAATTTCCCTTCAGACATATATGCACTTAAGAGCCAACTGAAGCAAAAGGGACTGGACCCTGAAGAGCATTTGATTCAGGTTAAGAGCACTAATAACACACTCGATACACAGGATATAATTGATGCTATGACAGACGATGTCGCATTAATTGTATTGCCAAGCATACTCTATCGCAGTGGACAAATTTTAGATATGCAGACCTTAACAAAAGAAGCACATAAACGCGGTATTTTAATTGGATTTGATCTGTGCCATTCGATTGGATCTATCCCCCATCAATTAATAGACTGGGGTGTCGATTTTGCCTTTTGGTGTACGTATAAACACTTGAATGGAGGACCTGGAAGTGTCGGGGGTCTGTATGTAAATGAAAAGCACTTTGGCAATGATCCAGGCCTCGCAGGATGGTTTAGCTCATCAAAGGAAAAACAATTCGATATGGACCATACACTCACACCGGCTGACGATGCAAGTGCATACCAAATTGGAACACCGAACGTATTAAGTGCCGCGCCATTACTTGGATCCTTAGAAATGTTTCAAGAAGCTGGGATAAATAAAATACGCCAAAAATCGCTCCAGCTAACGAATTATTTAATGAAATTGGTTGAAACTGAATTAGTGGGGTTTACCTTCACAATCGCTAACCCGAGAAATGATAACACACGAGGTGGTCACGTTTTCCTTGAACACCCAGAAGCCGCTCGTATATGCAAAGCATTAAAAGCAGATGGCGTGATTCCTGATTTCCGTAATCCAAATGGCATTCGCCTTGCGCCTGTTGCCTTGTATAATACATTTGAAGAAGTTTGGCAGATGATACAAATACTGAAAACAATTATGAATGAAGAGCGTTATAAAAAATTTGAAAATAAGCGAGGTGTCATTGCATAA
- a CDS encoding thiamine pyrophosphate-dependent enzyme, with the protein MTAAQAIIECMKKEGARKTFCVPGESYLPVLDALHDEPTIDVISARHEGGAAFMAEGYAKAALKAGIVLATRAVGAANLSIGVHTAYQDSTPMIVFLGQVHRKVRGREGFQEVDLVRYFEPIAKWTTEVSDPERIPEIVQRAFRIAQSGRPGPVVISLPEDVLPQEAEMEFGPVTVIPKPAPSQTEIARVEELLKTAKKPLIIAGGGVKSARAEEDLIRFAEKYNIPVVAAFRRHDAFPHDHPSYVGHLGLGTNKEILKTVEEADVILALGTRLSEVTTQDYSIITPAKRLIHVAIDYDTIGKVYPPEIGIVADLKEALQLFIHMEVDGDWGSWINERRKAYVNISRLNVSDNDVINKHIVAIMAKHLPKNALLTTDAGNFAGWLHGFYPFREKHTYVGPTSGAMGYGMPAALGAKLAFPEKIVVSLSGDGGFMMTSQELETAVRNNIPVICLVFNNNMYGTIRMHQEMHYPEKVEATDLGDVSFKDLAISVGADGYAVNTIASFEIALEKAMTSEKPSVIEIITDKEQISVSSTITEIRSRNLK; encoded by the coding sequence ATGACCGCAGCTCAAGCAATTATAGAATGTATGAAAAAAGAGGGTGCTCGAAAGACGTTTTGCGTGCCTGGTGAAAGTTATTTACCTGTTCTTGATGCGTTACATGATGAACCTACCATTGATGTAATTTCAGCCAGACATGAAGGCGGGGCTGCATTTATGGCAGAAGGGTATGCAAAAGCTGCTTTAAAGGCGGGCATTGTGCTTGCTACAAGAGCAGTTGGTGCAGCGAATTTGTCCATCGGTGTACATACGGCCTACCAAGATTCCACACCAATGATCGTTTTCTTAGGGCAGGTTCATCGTAAAGTCAGGGGGAGAGAAGGGTTTCAAGAAGTGGATTTAGTCAGGTATTTCGAGCCTATTGCGAAATGGACCACAGAAGTCAGTGATCCTGAACGTATACCAGAAATCGTTCAGCGCGCGTTTCGGATTGCACAATCAGGTAGACCAGGTCCTGTCGTCATTTCATTGCCGGAAGATGTTTTGCCACAAGAAGCAGAAATGGAATTTGGGCCTGTCACAGTTATTCCGAAGCCTGCACCATCGCAGACAGAAATAGCACGCGTTGAAGAACTTCTTAAAACAGCAAAAAAACCATTAATTATAGCTGGGGGAGGGGTGAAAAGTGCTCGAGCGGAAGAGGATTTGATTCGTTTTGCAGAGAAGTACAACATACCCGTCGTTGCAGCATTTCGTCGTCATGACGCATTTCCACATGATCACCCCTCCTATGTAGGTCATCTTGGCCTTGGTACGAATAAAGAAATTCTGAAAACTGTAGAAGAAGCAGATGTCATTCTGGCACTGGGTACAAGGCTTTCAGAAGTGACGACGCAAGACTATTCGATTATAACACCGGCTAAAAGATTGATTCATGTAGCAATTGATTATGACACGATTGGTAAAGTTTACCCACCGGAAATTGGGATCGTTGCTGACTTAAAAGAGGCATTACAGCTGTTCATTCATATGGAGGTAGATGGGGACTGGGGGAGCTGGATTAATGAAAGGCGAAAAGCATATGTGAATATAAGTCGTTTGAATGTTTCAGATAATGATGTAATCAATAAACATATTGTCGCTATCATGGCGAAACATCTTCCCAAAAATGCGCTTCTAACAACAGATGCAGGTAACTTTGCAGGGTGGCTTCATGGTTTCTATCCATTCCGTGAAAAACATACGTATGTTGGTCCGACTTCAGGGGCAATGGGTTATGGGATGCCTGCAGCACTAGGGGCGAAGCTTGCTTTTCCAGAAAAAATAGTCGTTTCGTTATCTGGAGATGGTGGATTTATGATGACAAGTCAGGAACTGGAAACAGCTGTGAGAAATAATATTCCTGTCATATGTCTTGTTTTTAATAATAATATGTATGGTACCATCCGTATGCATCAAGAAATGCATTATCCGGAAAAAGTAGAAGCGACCGATTTAGGTGACGTTTCGTTTAAGGATTTAGCAATTAGTGTTGGAGCTGACGGATATGCCGTAAATACGATAGCGTCATTTGAAATAGCATTGGAAAAAGCAATGACTAGCGAAAAACCATCCGTGATCGAAATTATAACGGATAAAGAGCAAATTTCTGTTTCATCAACGATTACAGAAATCCGTAGCCGGAATCTGAAATAG